The following proteins are encoded in a genomic region of Helicobacter macacae MIT 99-5501:
- a CDS encoding R.Pab1 family restriction endonuclease codes for MRAGIEFLQSSVSYPLLVHKFSDKDMICEIIVREKQFAVGTMPMLYFCVELGVLKDKNNSTFIGRAVQSGESGFLEISDKNRDIFMQMFRIFALLSKSHKHDCLAILGYLESKGGLVADEIF; via the coding sequence GTGCGTGCTGGTATAGAATTTTTGCAATCAAGCGTGAGCTATCCGCTACTTGTGCATAAATTTAGCGACAAAGATATGATTTGTGAAATCATCGTGCGAGAGAAGCAATTTGCAGTTGGCACTATGCCTATGCTGTATTTTTGCGTGGAATTGGGGGTGCTAAAAGATAAAAATAATAGCACATTTATCGGGCGAGCGGTGCAAAGTGGCGAGAGTGGGTTTTTAGAAATTAGCGATAAAAATAGAGATATTTTTATGCAAATGTTTAGAATTTTTGCCTTATTAAGTAAATCCCACAAACACGATTGTTTGGCGATATTGGGGTATTTGGAAAGCAAGGGTGGGTTAGTCGCCGATGAAATTTTTTAA
- a CDS encoding N-6 DNA methylase — MSHLDRTQTINLGSFYTPKNIVNLAYAMLESRLDLDKYLLLDSACGSGDFFIKHYNYLGVDIDKVALQAVPRHIKTIHTNALSNVSRKAFGIDEKQPLIIIGNPPYNDKTSLTKNTIKTHICDIDKQLSCRDLGIAFLRSYAVLQADFVCVLHPLSYLIKRANFNALSNFKECYHLIDSLIISSEVFAPKSSTFFPIIIALYERSAQGMDFSFIQNYDFKVDNGSIICLNRFDFITNYVCKYPNPKDTRKEVAYFHTLRDINALKRNKTFLPSPTDHSIRVFSENLAYYYYIHHFKYFAHRLPYYFGNFDIFIDNKAFLKVCRNFLQLERNAVIEDYFDTLFKDFVR; from the coding sequence ATGTCGCATTTAGATAGGACTCAAACGATAAATTTAGGCTCTTTTTATACGCCTAAAAATATCGTAAATCTCGCTTATGCAATGCTTGAATCACGACTTGATTTAGATAAATATCTCTTGCTTGATAGTGCTTGTGGGAGTGGGGATTTTTTTATTAAGCATTATAATTATTTGGGTGTTGATATTGACAAAGTAGCACTGCAAGCCGTGCCTAGACATATCAAAACTATCCACACAAACGCACTTAGCAATGTCTCTAGAAAGGCGTTTGGGATAGATGAGAAACAGCCACTCATAATCATCGGTAACCCACCCTATAATGACAAAACCTCGCTTACGAAAAACACCATAAAAACGCATATATGTGATATTGATAAGCAGCTTTCTTGCAGGGATTTAGGCATAGCGTTTTTGCGCTCTTATGCGGTATTGCAGGCAGATTTTGTGTGTGTTTTGCACCCGCTATCGTATTTGATTAAGCGCGCAAATTTCAATGCCCTCTCTAATTTCAAAGAGTGCTATCACCTTATTGATAGTTTGATTATTAGCTCGGAAGTGTTCGCGCCAAAATCAAGCACATTTTTCCCAATCATCATCGCTCTATATGAGAGAAGTGCGCAGGGTATGGATTTTAGCTTTATCCAAAACTATGATTTCAAAGTGGATAATGGAAGCATTATTTGCCTAAATCGTTTTGATTTTATTACAAATTATGTTTGCAAATATCCTAACCCAAAAGATACGCGCAAGGAAGTGGCTTACTTTCATACTTTGCGCGATATTAACGCCCTAAAGCGCAACAAAACTTTTTTGCCTAGTCCTACAGACCATAGCATTCGCGTCTTTAGTGAGAATTTGGCGTATTATTACTACATTCATCATTTCAAATACTTTGCTCATAGACTGCCTTATTATTTTGGCAATTTTGATATTTTTATCGATAATAAGGCGTTTTTGAAAGTTTGTAGGAATTTTTTGCAATTAGAAAGAAATGCGGTTATAGAGGATTATTTTGACACATTGTTTAAGGATTTTGTGCGATGA
- a CDS encoding ABC-F family ATP-binding cassette domain-containing protein, whose protein sequence is MLQTINLAMRYPTKKLFENVNLKLDSGKRYGLIGANGAGKSTLLKILSGEAESSSGEVIITPNARLGVLKQDQYAYENLSLKDAVLIGNKRLYEALARKSWLYENGDLSDEKVNNELGDLEMICAEEDPTYECEVVIEKILEDLGFPANTHENLMSSLTGGDKFKILLAQVLFPKPEILLLDEPTNNLDLPSIAWLENNLKHYEGVIVVISHDRHFLNSICTHILDMDFGSVREFSGNYDDWYIASTLIAKQQEAERNKKLKEKEELENFIARFSANASKAKQATSRQKQLEKLDISALKVSSRRDPSIVFKPNRTIGNEALECEGISKSYGDKKVLENVSLKILPNDKIALIGPNGVGKSTLLQILVEVLSPDSGSVKWGATIERGYFPQNVSEEIKGEETLFEWLRAFDKRKEAGEIRNALGRMLFSGEEQEKQVSKLSGGEKHRMVLSRLMLEGGNFLVLDEPTNHLDLESIIALGEALYKFGGNVICVSHDRELIDAYANRIIELVPQFDKNGANLPAQIIDFRGTYEEYLESKGE, encoded by the coding sequence ATGCTCCAAACCATAAATCTAGCGATGCGCTACCCCACCAAAAAACTCTTTGAAAATGTCAATCTCAAACTTGATAGTGGCAAACGCTACGGGCTTATCGGCGCAAATGGCGCGGGGAAATCCACACTGCTAAAAATCCTAAGTGGCGAGGCAGAATCAAGTAGCGGGGAAGTCATCATCACGCCAAATGCGAGGCTTGGCGTGCTAAAACAAGACCAATACGCTTACGAAAATCTAAGCCTAAAAGATGCCGTGCTTATCGGCAATAAGCGACTTTATGAAGCACTAGCGCGTAAATCGTGGCTGTATGAAAACGGCGATTTAAGCGATGAAAAAGTCAATAACGAGCTAGGCGATTTGGAGATGATTTGCGCGGAGGAAGACCCTACTTATGAGTGCGAAGTGGTGATTGAAAAGATTTTAGAGGATTTGGGATTCCCCGCAAACACGCACGAAAACCTTATGAGTAGCCTTACAGGCGGGGATAAGTTTAAGATTTTGCTTGCCCAAGTGCTATTCCCAAAGCCAGAGATTTTGCTCCTTGATGAGCCGACAAACAACCTTGACTTGCCCTCAATCGCGTGGTTGGAAAATAACCTCAAGCACTATGAGGGCGTAATCGTTGTCATTAGCCACGATAGGCACTTTTTGAACTCCATTTGCACGCACATTTTGGATATGGATTTTGGCTCTGTGCGCGAGTTTAGCGGGAATTATGATGATTGGTATATCGCTAGCACGCTCATTGCCAAGCAGCAAGAGGCAGAGCGCAACAAAAAGCTAAAAGAAAAAGAGGAGTTAGAGAACTTTATCGCGCGTTTTTCAGCTAATGCAAGTAAGGCAAAACAAGCCACCAGCCGACAAAAGCAGCTTGAAAAGCTTGATATTTCCGCGCTCAAAGTCAGCTCACGGCGCGACCCAAGCATAGTCTTTAAGCCCAATCGCACCATAGGCAACGAAGCCCTAGAATGCGAGGGGATTTCCAAATCCTACGGCGACAAAAAAGTGCTAGAAAATGTCAGCCTAAAAATCCTCCCAAATGACAAAATCGCGCTAATAGGACCAAATGGCGTGGGCAAAAGCACACTCTTGCAGATTCTCGTGGAAGTCCTAAGTCCAGATTCAGGAAGCGTGAAGTGGGGGGCGACCATAGAGCGCGGGTATTTCCCACAAAATGTGAGCGAGGAAATCAAGGGCGAGGAGACGCTATTTGAGTGGCTAAGGGCGTTTGATAAGCGCAAGGAAGCGGGGGAAATCCGCAACGCGCTTGGGCGAATGCTTTTTAGCGGAGAGGAGCAAGAAAAGCAGGTAAGCAAACTTAGCGGGGGCGAAAAACACCGAATGGTGCTAAGTCGGCTAATGCTTGAGGGCGGGAACTTCCTCGTGCTTGATGAGCCGACAAACCACTTGGACTTGGAGTCTATCATCGCGCTTGGCGAGGCGTTGTATAAATTTGGTGGGAATGTGATATGCGTAAGCCACGATAGAGAGCTCATCGATGCCTACGCAAACCGCATAATCGAGCTTGTGCCACAATTTGACAAAAACGGCGCGAATCTCCCCGCGCAAATCATCGACTTTCGCGGAACTTACGAGGAGTATTTGGAAAGCAAAGGCGAGTGA
- the bioC gene encoding malonyl-ACP O-methyltransferase BioC, with protein MQNSLDSTQVANSFAKAKNTYKQNAIIQEKMRFALIEMLKKYGQKHFSEVFEFGVGNGEFSEILQANISYKTYIANDINPPQCLPNPKKSTPFKQARNFTKLAKFDSVEIFDMNDLQKQKIFKKRFDLISSNACLQWLDTPQILSQLSQMLKPNALLCLSTFGKQNLRELAQLASISLEYLTLKDIKKNLIESLDILELKENIETLDFGSSLNVFRHIKKSGANGLKSHQSKLNKKLLSEYQARFGGRISYHPIYILARKRG; from the coding sequence ATGCAAAATAGCCTAGATAGCACTCAAGTGGCAAATAGCTTTGCAAAGGCAAAAAACACTTATAAACAAAATGCTATTATCCAAGAAAAAATGCGCTTTGCGCTTATAGAAATGCTTAAAAAATATGGACAAAAACATTTTAGTGAAGTGTTTGAATTTGGCGTAGGAAATGGTGAATTTAGCGAGATTTTGCAAGCAAATATTTCCTACAAAACATATATAGCAAATGATATAAACCCACCGCAATGCTTGCCAAATCCAAAAAAATCAACACCCTTTAAGCAAGCTAGAAATTTTACAAAACTTGCAAAATTTGATAGCGTGGAAATTTTTGATATGAATGATTTGCAAAAGCAAAAAATTTTTAAAAAACGATTTGATTTAATCTCTTCAAACGCTTGCTTGCAATGGCTGGATACACCACAAATACTATCACAGCTAAGCCAAATGCTAAAGCCAAATGCGCTACTTTGTCTTAGCACTTTTGGCAAGCAAAACTTGCGTGAGCTAGCCCAACTCGCTAGTATCTCATTAGAGTATCTCACACTAAAAGATATAAAAAAAAACCTAATAGAATCTCTAGATATTTTGGAGCTAAAGGAGAATATTGAAACTTTGGATTTTGGCTCTAGCCTTAATGTGTTTAGGCATATAAAAAAAAGTGGCGCAAATGGACTAAAGTCTCATCAAAGCAAGCTAAACAAAAAACTTCTAAGCGAGTATCAAGCGCGATTTGGAGGACGCATAAGCTACCACCCAATCTATATTTTGGCACGCAAAAGAGGGTAG
- a CDS encoding pimeloyl-ACP methyl esterase BioG family protein yields MKICFFKILPQDSKVDFADFTFQNLQEDFDKQSSQNLVVFFSGFASLPSHFCRFADKNFLQGFDMIMVYDYCDFSQHQAQIKEIINASKKYKNVYLIAWSMGVFVASALLSDFIYQAGGECDKIFAKKVAINGTNIGIDRVLGIPPKVFAYTAKNIQPQAFRDAIFDTKMQGENSEVMRDIISRFSLDFALPSLENMQNELESFQIFAKSLAQNHLQDFGRDFTNDFLWDKAIISRTDKVFPPQACEAFFAQNPHKNHTKITYTDAPHFAFVGFRNWQEIIA; encoded by the coding sequence ATGAAAATATGTTTTTTTAAGATTTTACCACAAGATTCTAAAGTGGATTTTGCAGATTTTACTTTTCAAAATTTGCAGGAAGATTTTGACAAACAATCTAGCCAGAATTTAGTCGTATTTTTTAGTGGATTTGCTAGCTTGCCTAGTCATTTTTGCAGATTCGCAGATAAGAATTTTTTGCAGGGCTTTGATATGATTATGGTTTATGATTATTGCGATTTTAGCCAGCATCAAGCACAGATAAAAGAGATAATAAATGCTAGCAAAAAGTATAAAAATGTCTATTTAATAGCGTGGTCTATGGGGGTTTTTGTCGCTTCTGCATTGCTAAGTGATTTTATCTATCAAGCAGGTGGTGAGTGTGATAAAATCTTTGCTAAAAAGGTGGCTATAAATGGCACAAATATCGGCATAGATAGAGTGCTAGGAATCCCACCTAAAGTCTTTGCCTACACGGCAAAAAATATACAACCACAAGCCTTTAGAGACGCTATTTTTGATACTAAAATGCAGGGAGAAAATTCGGAAGTTATGCGTGATATTATTTCGCGCTTTTCTTTAGATTTTGCTTTGCCTAGCTTAGAAAATATGCAAAACGAGCTAGAATCCTTTCAGATTTTTGCTAAAAGTCTAGCGCAAAATCATTTGCAAGATTTTGGGCGAGATTTTACAAATGATTTTTTGTGGGATAAAGCTATTATTTCGCGCACGGATAAGGTTTTCCCACCTCAAGCGTGCGAAGCGTTTTTCGCTCAAAATCCGCACAAAAATCACACCAAAATCACATATACAGACGCACCACATTTTGCTTTTGTAGGCTTTAGAAATTGGCAAGAAATCATTGCTTAA
- a CDS encoding aminotransferase class I/II-fold pyridoxal phosphate-dependent enzyme, translating to MQHIKQILDSLKAQDNYRILRDFRHCGGYLLDSKEVKLLNLASNDYLGIASDEKIVQKFYKWCEKKGFLAPKKSAKSHKNSKTPHKDFANFLRFSSSSSRLLSGGFPVYEAFEAHLDSAFFPKKSLLFNSGYHLNVSLMQALSQLPRSLFLLDFYSHASVIDGVRLGGADFKRFRHNDISHLSELLESRGKNYEHIFIVSEGVFSMEGDFAFLEQIIALKEEHKKRGKNVYIYLDEAHSVGVFGRSEGVRYSKDLSGFGIENDGLGLARALGVESCVDFLVFTFGKAIGSVGACVICHKHFRDFFVNSARGLIYSSALPPINVAFSYFVFEILGGCKEEKKLAKSITKRRENLALLSEFFRDSLEQIAQKYYLKSLGKSHIFSLILGENYLAINLAKKLESSGIYAPAIKSPTVPKGSARIRFSLSASMSLDEARFVIEELEKHLKTILKSLKKNI from the coding sequence ATGCAGCACATAAAGCAGATTTTAGACTCTCTAAAAGCGCAGGATAATTACCGCATATTGCGTGATTTTAGGCATTGTGGTGGGTATTTACTAGATAGCAAGGAAGTAAAGCTACTAAATCTAGCAAGCAATGATTATCTAGGTATCGCTAGTGATGAAAAAATCGTGCAAAAGTTTTATAAATGGTGTGAAAAAAAGGGTTTTTTAGCACCTAAAAAGAGTGCAAAATCTCATAAAAATTCAAAAACACCACACAAAGATTTTGCAAATTTTTTGCGCTTTAGCTCATCTTCTTCGCGCTTACTTAGTGGGGGATTTCCTGTGTATGAGGCATTTGAAGCACACTTGGATTCTGCATTTTTTCCAAAAAAATCCCTGCTATTTAATAGTGGCTATCATCTAAATGTATCGCTTATGCAAGCCCTTAGTCAGCTTCCACGCTCACTATTTTTGCTTGATTTTTATTCACACGCTAGTGTGATAGATGGCGTGCGACTTGGTGGTGCTGATTTTAAGCGGTTTAGGCATAATGACATTTCTCACTTAAGCGAACTGCTAGAATCTAGGGGTAAAAATTATGAGCATATTTTTATTGTGAGTGAGGGGGTGTTTAGTATGGAGGGGGATTTTGCGTTTTTGGAGCAAATCATCGCGCTAAAAGAGGAGCACAAAAAGCGCGGAAAAAATGTGTATATATACCTTGATGAAGCTCATAGTGTAGGGGTGTTTGGCAGGAGTGAGGGCGTGCGATATAGCAAAGACTTAAGTGGTTTTGGGATAGAAAATGACGGGCTTGGGCTAGCGAGGGCTTTGGGGGTGGAGTCTTGTGTAGATTTTTTGGTTTTTACATTTGGCAAGGCGATTGGCTCTGTGGGGGCGTGTGTGATTTGCCATAAGCATTTTAGGGACTTTTTTGTCAATAGTGCGCGCGGACTTATCTACTCTAGTGCTTTGCCACCGATAAATGTGGCGTTTAGTTACTTTGTGTTTGAGATTTTGGGGGGCTGTAAAGAAGAGAAAAAACTTGCAAAATCTATTACAAAACGCAGGGAAAATCTAGCTCTTTTAAGCGAGTTTTTTAGAGATTCATTAGAGCAAATAGCGCAAAAATATTACCTAAAATCACTTGGAAAAAGCCATATTTTTTCACTTATTTTGGGCGAAAACTATTTAGCTATAAACCTTGCCAAAAAGCTAGAATCTAGCGGTATATACGCCCCTGCGATAAAATCTCCAACCGTGCCAAAAGGAAGTGCTAGAATCCGTTTTTCGCTTAGTGCAAGTATGTCTCTAGATGAAGCAAGATTTGTCATAGAGGAGCTAGAAAAACACCTAAAAACTATCCTAAAAAGTCTTAAGAAAAATATCTAA
- a CDS encoding adenosylmethionine--8-amino-7-oxononanoate transaminase: protein MAQKSTQKSKSLKALDLAHIWHPCTQMKDHASKKDNGENTPLIPIKKAKGVYLYDFDGKRYVDCISSWWVNLFGHQNPLINNAIKKQLNTLEHIILAGFSHKQIIRLSHRLTSLLPSKLSKCFYADNGSSAIEVALKMSYQYHQNLVQKSAITLTKSSPKSLAKSNKKTKFLTLENAYHGETLGALSVGNVGLYKDIYKPLLLECITTPVPIHKATPHTCQNPTKYSDYQKELDALEAILQKEGENICAFILEPLIQCAGGMNIYPSGFVKEACEMVRKRGILIIFDEIAVGFGRSGSMFAFQQCDIVPDFLCLSKGISAGYLPLSVVITSDEIYKAFYDTYESNLGFLHSHSYTGNALACAAANAVLDIFESQSILRKNKNLSDFIASLWGNLSKLENVCNVRYCGMIFALDITSSRHKRAGLEVFKRGLKKGLLLRPLGSTIYFMPPYIISKKQVRFVVENLREILKNLG from the coding sequence ATGGCACAAAAATCAACCCAAAAATCAAAATCCTTGAAAGCCCTTGATTTAGCACATATATGGCATCCCTGCACGCAGATGAAAGACCACGCTAGCAAAAAAGACAATGGCGAAAATACCCCGCTAATCCCCATAAAAAAGGCAAAAGGTGTGTATCTATATGACTTCGATGGGAAGCGATATGTAGACTGCATAAGTAGCTGGTGGGTAAATCTTTTTGGACATCAAAATCCACTCATAAACAATGCCATAAAAAAGCAACTAAACACCCTAGAGCATATCATTTTGGCAGGCTTCTCTCATAAGCAAATTATTAGGCTTTCGCACAGGCTTACTAGCCTTTTGCCTAGCAAACTTAGCAAGTGCTTTTATGCAGATAATGGCTCAAGTGCGATAGAAGTCGCCCTAAAAATGAGCTACCAATATCATCAAAATCTAGTGCAAAAATCCGCAATAACTTTGACAAAATCTAGCCCAAAATCGCTTGCAAAATCAAATAAAAAAACCAAGTTTTTAACCCTAGAAAATGCCTATCACGGAGAGACTTTAGGCGCACTAAGTGTAGGAAATGTCGGGCTTTATAAAGACATTTATAAGCCACTTTTGCTAGAGTGTATCACTACACCTGTGCCAATCCATAAAGCAACCCCTCACACCTGCCAAAATCCCACAAAATATAGCGACTACCAAAAAGAGCTAGATGCCCTAGAAGCGATTTTGCAAAAAGAGGGGGAGAATATTTGTGCGTTTATTTTGGAGCCACTTATCCAGTGCGCTGGGGGAATGAATATCTATCCTAGTGGGTTTGTCAAAGAAGCGTGTGAAATGGTAAGAAAGCGAGGCATTTTAATAATATTTGATGAAATCGCAGTAGGATTTGGGCGAAGCGGGAGTATGTTTGCATTTCAGCAGTGCGACATAGTGCCTGATTTTTTGTGCCTTAGCAAAGGCATTAGCGCGGGGTATTTGCCACTATCTGTGGTGATTACAAGTGATGAAATCTATAAGGCTTTTTATGATACTTATGAGAGCAATCTAGGATTTTTGCACTCTCATAGCTACACGGGCAATGCCCTTGCTTGCGCGGCTGCAAACGCAGTGCTAGATATTTTTGAGTCTCAAAGCATACTAAGGAAAAACAAAAACTTAAGCGACTTCATCGCATCGCTTTGGGGCAATCTCTCAAAGCTAGAAAATGTCTGCAATGTCCGCTACTGCGGTATGATTTTCGCACTAGATATTACAAGCAGCAGACACAAGAGAGCTGGACTAGAAGTATTTAAGCGCGGGCTAAAAAAGGGGTTACTGCTCCGTCCGCTTGGTAGCACAATATACTTTATGCCTCCATATATCATTAGCAAAAAACAAGTGCGATTTGTAGTAGAAAATCTGCGCGAAATCCTAAAAAATCTTGGCTAA
- a CDS encoding thiamine pyrophosphate-dependent enzyme codes for MVKEVKNLKQFSKSAEKFEGAHILCPGCAHGIIIREVLNAVDGPLVIGNSTGCLEVSTAVYPHTSWDVPWIHIGFENGSTATAGAETMYRALAKKGKYQGEKPKFVAFGGDGSTYDIGFQFISGCFERGHDMTYICLDNEVYANTGGQRSSSTPIGSSTTTTPAGSVSYGKKERKKDILFVMAAHGSPYVAQVAPNKWKDMNKKIKQAIDTEGPTFINAMSACTTEWKFESHKTIDTSDLAVDSLVFPLFEIIGGREVRITYRPKNVIPVRDYLGAQGRFKHLFKPENAHIIELFQKEVDERWEHLQRLEEANNIVLGVNG; via the coding sequence ATGGTAAAAGAAGTCAAAAACCTCAAACAATTCTCAAAATCCGCCGAGAAATTTGAAGGCGCGCATATCCTCTGTCCGGGCTGCGCACACGGAATCATTATCCGCGAAGTGCTAAACGCAGTCGATGGTCCCCTAGTGATAGGCAACTCCACAGGCTGCCTAGAAGTCTCTACCGCCGTGTATCCACACACAAGCTGGGATGTGCCGTGGATTCACATAGGGTTTGAAAACGGAAGCACTGCCACAGCGGGTGCAGAGACAATGTATCGCGCACTTGCCAAAAAGGGCAAATATCAGGGTGAGAAGCCGAAGTTTGTGGCATTTGGTGGCGATGGAAGCACTTATGACATTGGCTTTCAGTTCATCAGCGGGTGCTTTGAGCGCGGGCACGATATGACTTATATCTGCCTTGATAACGAAGTGTATGCAAACACAGGGGGGCAACGGTCAAGCTCCACGCCCATAGGCTCTAGCACGACTACCACGCCCGCAGGGAGCGTAAGCTATGGTAAAAAAGAGCGCAAAAAAGACATTCTCTTTGTTATGGCAGCGCACGGAAGCCCTTATGTCGCGCAAGTAGCACCAAACAAATGGAAAGATATGAACAAAAAAATCAAGCAAGCAATCGACACAGAGGGACCGACATTCATAAATGCGATGAGTGCTTGCACGACAGAGTGGAAGTTTGAATCACACAAAACCATTGATACTTCGGATTTGGCGGTGGATAGCCTTGTGTTCCCGCTTTTTGAAATCATTGGCGGGCGTGAAGTGCGTATCACTTATCGCCCAAAAAATGTAATCCCCGTGCGGGACTATCTAGGGGCGCAAGGGCGGTTTAAGCATCTCTTTAAGCCAGAAAATGCCCATATCATCGAGCTTTTTCAAAAAGAAGTCGATGAGCGGTGGGAGCACCTCCAACGGTTAGAGGAGGCAAACAATATCGTGCTAGGTGTAAATGGGTAG
- a CDS encoding 2-oxoacid:ferredoxin oxidoreductase subunit alpha — MPKVMELDKVVVWDGNMAACQAMRQAQIDVVAAYPITPSTPIVQNYGTFTSNGYIDGEFLLVESEHAAMSACVGAAAAGGRVATATSSQGFALMVEVLYQASGMRLPIVLNLVNRALASPLNIHGDHSDMYLGRDAGWINLCAYNPQDAYDLNLMAFKIAEDMSVRLPVIVNQDGFLCSHTAQNVRPLSDEEAYKFIGEYKSKNPLFDFAHPVTYGAQAEEEWHYEHKAQLHNALMKSSEVIGRVFSEFKALTGREHNIVECYDMQDAQVAILALGTTVESARVAASNARKNGIKAGVVSLKVFRPFPFIEVGEALKHCKAVAILDKSLPAGAMGALYNEVSAALYNASAKGGGASPLLSNYIYGLGERDMTQKDLGEILAEIDRDAKEGRITHAVQQFVGLRGPKMSFF, encoded by the coding sequence ATGCCAAAAGTAATGGAACTAGACAAAGTAGTCGTGTGGGATGGCAATATGGCAGCCTGCCAAGCTATGCGCCAAGCCCAAATCGATGTAGTCGCAGCCTATCCTATCACGCCCTCCACGCCTATCGTGCAAAACTACGGGACTTTCACAAGCAATGGCTACATTGATGGGGAGTTTTTGCTTGTCGAATCAGAGCACGCCGCGATGAGTGCGTGCGTGGGGGCTGCTGCGGCGGGCGGGCGCGTGGCGACTGCGACTAGCTCGCAAGGCTTTGCGCTTATGGTGGAGGTGCTTTATCAAGCCTCTGGTATGCGCCTGCCTATCGTGCTAAATCTCGTAAATCGCGCACTTGCCTCGCCTCTAAACATTCACGGCGACCATAGCGATATGTATCTAGGGCGCGATGCGGGCTGGATAAACCTCTGCGCGTATAATCCTCAAGATGCCTATGATTTAAACCTAATGGCGTTCAAAATCGCCGAAGATATGTCCGTGCGCTTGCCTGTGATAGTCAATCAAGACGGATTCCTCTGCTCTCACACCGCCCAAAATGTCCGCCCGCTAAGCGATGAGGAGGCGTATAAATTTATCGGCGAGTATAAGAGCAAAAATCCGCTTTTTGATTTTGCCCACCCCGTTACTTACGGAGCGCAGGCAGAAGAGGAGTGGCACTATGAGCACAAAGCACAGCTTCACAACGCCCTAATGAAATCTAGCGAAGTGATAGGGCGCGTGTTTTCAGAATTTAAAGCTCTCACAGGCAGGGAGCACAATATCGTAGAATGCTATGATATGCAAGACGCACAAGTGGCAATCCTCGCACTTGGCACGACTGTGGAGTCCGCGCGTGTAGCGGCAAGCAACGCCCGCAAAAATGGCATAAAAGCGGGCGTGGTGAGCCTAAAAGTCTTTCGTCCATTCCCTTTCATCGAAGTAGGCGAAGCCCTCAAGCACTGCAAAGCAGTGGCAATCCTTGATAAAAGCCTTCCTGCTGGGGCTATGGGTGCGTTATATAATGAAGTAAGCGCGGCGTTGTATAATGCAAGCGCAAAAGGTGGCGGTGCTAGTCCGCTGCTTAGCAACTATATCTATGGGCTGGGCGAGCGCGATATGACGCAAAAGGATTTGGGCGAGATTTTGGCTGAAATCGATAGGGACGCAAAGGAGGGGAGGATTACGCACGCGGTGCAGCAGTTTGTGGGGTTGCGCGGTCCAAAGATGAGTTTCTTTTAA
- a CDS encoding 4Fe-4S dicluster-binding protein, which yields MKDWSELEIGSVLFPFAEDGREALREHNNERSYTKESSYGTSVAHWRVDKPVHNVDICINCFNCWVYCPDAAILVREEKMRGVDYQHCKGCGVCVSVCPTNPKSLLMFDNNESNEVALGNWPQKEPKKPASE from the coding sequence ATGAAAGATTGGAGCGAACTTGAAATCGGCTCGGTGCTTTTCCCATTTGCAGAGGACGGCAGAGAAGCCCTACGAGAGCACAACAACGAGCGAAGCTACACCAAAGAAAGCTCTTATGGCACGAGTGTGGCGCATTGGCGCGTGGATAAGCCCGTGCATAATGTGGATATTTGCATAAACTGCTTTAACTGCTGGGTGTATTGCCCCGATGCTGCCATACTTGTGCGTGAGGAAAAAATGCGCGGTGTGGATTATCAGCACTGCAAAGGCTGTGGCGTGTGCGTAAGCGTGTGCCCCACAAACCCAAAATCCCTGCTAATGTTTGATAATAATGAGAGCAACGAAGTCGCACTAGGAAACTGGCCCCAAAAAGAGCCCAAAAAGCCCGCTAGCGAGTAA